Proteins encoded together in one Vigna angularis cultivar LongXiaoDou No.4 chromosome 5, ASM1680809v1, whole genome shotgun sequence window:
- the LOC108339230 gene encoding serine/threonine-protein kinase AGC1-7, which produces MMLTDHPPDGNANALVEHHSNPTHTMPPDRREREKERERKRNVKQKREEKNEKHKLGTRTEKEEMGSTTRSRYREDGVGYPDTVDGRELVNTHASWANEGDPADDAAEGSRAEKPLLVQKFLLKGVIAFVPQSPTQRPRLPNILEMNQAYANSSNNLESHVHKENQYTTNHAFMSDYKTTTKHTTPSARMSSNDNPSTRSPRAIAEAARNFNVPTKKSILGDHRSGSSSRSDSLESICSAHIKPHTGDDVRWDAINMVSKGNGLDLSHFKLLKRVGYGDIGSVYLVELKGTKAFFAMKVMDKAALASRNKLLRAQTEREILGLLDHPFLPTLYSYFETDKYYCLVMEFCSSGSLHSLRMKQPDKHFTEEATRFYCSEILLALEYLHMLGIVYRDLKPENVLVRDKGHIMLSDFDLSLRCSVNPTLVKSSSTHESSNGPSGGILSHDQTIHGCMQHSSFFPRILPSKKNRKTKSDFGLVVGGCLPELMAEPTNVRSMSFVGTHEYLAPEIIRGEGHGSAVDWWTFGIFLYELLHGITPFKGAGNKATLFNVVGQPLRFPEKPVVSKVARDLIEGLLVKEPKKRFAYNRGATEIKQHPFFHGVNWALVRSATPPIIPESFDFSKYDRKTDVPPMDKKVTDIIASDKSNHTQPDSSYENFEYF; this is translated from the exons ATGATGTTAACGGACCACCCTCCTGACGGCAACGCCAACGCACTGGTGGAACACCACTCGAACCCTACCCACACAATGCCACCGGACAGACGGGAAAGGGAAAAGGAGAGGGAGAGGAAGAGAAACGTCAAACAAAAGCGAGAGGAAAAGAATGAGAAGCACAAATTGGGGACGAGAACGGAGAAGGAGGAAATGGGGAGCACCACAAGAAGTCGATATAG GGAGGACGGAGTTGGTTATCCCGACACAGTTGATGGTAGAGAGTTGGTCAACACGCATGCATCTTGGGCCAATGAAGGTGATCCCGCCGACGATGCTGCTGAAGGTAGCCGTGCCGAGAAGCCTCTCCTCGTGCAG AAATTCCTCTTAAAGGGTGTCATTGCATTTGTTCCTCAATCGCCTACCCAAAGGCCTCGTTTACCTAAT ATTCTCGAGATGAATCAGGCTTATGCAAATTCATCAAATAATTTAGAAAGTCATGTCCACAAAGAAAATCAATATACTACTAATCATGCTTTCATGAGTGACTACAAAACCACGACTAAGCACACCACTCCAAGTGCAAGAATGTCTTCAAACGACAACCCTTCAACAAGATCACCAAGAGCAATAGCAGAAGCTGCAAGAAATTTTAATGTACCTACAAAAAAAAGCATTCTAGGTGACCATAGAAGTGGCAGTAGCTCTCGTAGTGATAGTTTGGAGAGCATTTGCAGTGCACATATTAAGCCTCATACTGGAGATGATGTGAGGTGGGATGCAATTAACATGGTTTCTAAGGGTAATGGTCTTGATCTCAGTCATTTCAAGCTTCTAAAGCGTGTTGGATATGGTGATATTGGAAGTGTGTACCTTGTAGAACTTAAAGGAACCAAAGCATTCTTTGCCATGAAAGTAATGGATAAGGCAGCACTTGCTAGTAGAAACAAGCTTTTGAGGGCACAAACAGAAAGAGAGATTCTTGGACTTCTTGATCACCCTTTTCTGCCAactttatattcttattttgaGACTGATAAATACTATTGTCTGGTCATGGAGTTTTGTAGCAGTGGTAGTTTGCATTCTCTTCGAATGAAACAACCTGACAAGCATTTCACTGAAGAAGCTACACG GTTTTATTGTTCAGAAATTTTGTTAGCCTTGGAATACTTGCACATGTTAGGCATTGTGTATAGAGACTTAAAACCAGAAAATGTTCTAGTTCGAGATAAAGGTCACATAATGTTATCAGATTTTGACTTATCTCTTCGGTGCTCTGTGAATCCTACACTAGTGAAGTCCTCATCTACACATGAAAGTAGTAATGGTCCTTCTGGAGGCATTCTAAGTCATGATCAAACAATACATGGTTGCATGCAGCACTCAAGTTTCTTTCCACGGATTTTGCCTTCAAAAAAGAATCGCAAGACAAAGTCTGATTTTGGCCTTGTGGTTGGAGGATGCCTCCCTGAACTAATGGCTGAGCCTACAAATGTGAGGTCAATGTCCTTTGTAGGGACACATGAGTATCTTGCACCAGAGATTATTCGTGGTGAAGGACATGGTAGTGCAGTGGATTGGTGGACCTTTGGAATCTTCTTGTATGAGCTTTTGCATGGGATAACACCCTTTAAAGGTGCTGGAAACAAAGCTACCCTTTTCAATGTTGTAGGACAGCCCTTAAGGTTTCCAGAAAAACCAGTTGTTAGCAAAGTTGCAAGAGACCTTATAGAAGGGTTGTTGGTGAAAGAGCCTAAAAAAAGATTTGCTTACAACAGAGGTGCCACAGAAATAAAGCAACATCCTTTCTTCCATGGAGTGAATTGGGCTCTTGTTAGAAGTGCTACACCTCCTATTATACCAGAATCTTTTGATTTTTCTAAGTACGATAGAAAAACAGATGTTCCACCAATGGATAAGAAGGTTACAGATATTATTGCAAGTGATAAAAGCAATCATACACAACCAGATTCATCTTATGAAAATTTTGAGtacttttaa